Proteins encoded together in one Lathyrus oleraceus cultivar Zhongwan6 chromosome 5, CAAS_Psat_ZW6_1.0, whole genome shotgun sequence window:
- the LOC127081651 gene encoding GTP-binding protein At3g49725, chloroplastic: MHLLGQIILFVYGDLFPLTSNAKLNEALCLANSLEDQRDGYFHTDFFDKPLPPHVLVQNPSLKGHKPRADTYFGPGTVDTIKCHLNAAETKGEVDVVFVNATLSGIQLRNMERAWSKPVVDRVGLIIEIFNAHAYTKEARLKAELAALSYKKSRLVRVLGPGGRYTFGASGEAEVVSARGRGGGGQGFMSGAGETELQLQRRRVLERRNYLLTQIDEVRRTRAVQRAGRKRHGGSSGHRLATVAVVGYTNAGKSTLVSNLTDSDLYSDCRLFATVDPRLRSAALPSGRKVLFSDTVGFISDLPVQFCTEDKIGSHLFAHIHNKDGKPGN; this comes from the exons ATGCATCTACTTGGTCAAATTATATTGTTTGTGTATGGGGATTTGTTTCCACTGACAAGTAATG CGAAGCTCAACGAAGCACTGTGTCTCGCCAATTCACTTGAAGACCAACGCGATGGTTATTTCCATACCGATTTCTTCGATAAGCCTTTACCCCCTCATGTACTTGTTCAGAATCCTTCGCTTAAAGGTCATAAGCCTCGTGCAG ATACTTATTTTGGACCTGGAACGGTTGATACTATCAAATGCCATCTAAATGCTGCTGAAACGAAG GGTGAAGTGGATGTTGTTTTTGTTAATGCAACACTGTCTGGTATTCAACTTCGAAATATGGAG AGGGCTTGGAGTAAACCTGTGGTGGACCGTGTTGGTCTTATAATTGAGATTTTCAATGCTCATGCATACACTAAGGAAGCTAGGCTCAAG GCTGAACTTGCAGCTCTGTCGTACAAGAAGTCGAGACTCGTTCGTGTTCTTGGCCCTGGTGGTCGCTACACATTTGGTGCTTCTGGAGAAGCTGAAGTTGTTAGTGCTCGAGG GAGAGGAGGTGGGGGCCAAGGTTTTATGAGCGGTGCTGGAGAAACTGAACTCCAGCTTCAGCGGCGAAG AGTCTTAGAAAGGAGGAATTATTTACTAACGCAAATTGATGAGGTTCGTCGTACCCGTGCTGTGCAACGTGCTGGTCGGAAGAGGCATGGGGGTTCGTCTGGTCATCGCTTAGCCACCGTTGCTGTCGTTGGGTATACAAATGCT GGAAAATCTACATTAGTTAGTAATCTAACGGACAGTGATCTGTATAGTGATTGTCG ACTATTTGCTACCGTGGATCCTAGGTTAAGAAGTGCAGCTCTTCCTTCAGG GAGGAAAGTGCTTTTTAGCGACACTGTAGGATTTATATCTGATTTGCCTGTTCAG TTTTGCACTGAGGACAAGATTGGTTCACATCTTTTCGCTCATATTCATAACAAGGACGGCAAACCGGGAAATTGA